The Clostridiales bacterium nucleotide sequence AACTCGCGCGCGCGGACGAGCACGCCACCGGTCGCGGCGAGCGCGGCGACGGCCTCCCGTTGCGAAGCGCCCGTCTTTTCGATGAGAAGCCCCACGGCTTCATCCGGCGCAATCCTGCGGAACCGCACCACCTGGCAGCGCGACGCGATCGTAGGCAACACCGCCTCGTACGACGTCGCGAGCAACACGATGATCACGTGCGCGGGAGGTTCTTCCAGCGTCTTTAGGAACGCGTTCGCCGCCGCCTCGTTGAACGAATCGGCGGCCTCGATGATGTAGATCGTGCGTTCACCCTCCATAGGGGCGAGGTTGACGTCGTAGATGACCTCACGGATCTGATCCACGACGTAGGTGGCGGCGCCCAGCGGGACCACCTCTCGCACGTCGGCGTGCACTCCACGCTTGACGCGCCGGCACGCCTCACATCTTCCGCACCCGCGATCAGCACAGATGACAGCGCACGCGAGTGAGCGTGCGGTGCTCTTCTTACCTGCGCCGGCCGGACCAACAAACAGGTACGCGTGTGAAACCGCCTCGCGCTCGACCGCGGCAGAAAGATATCCCGCGACGCGCGACTGACCCACGAGATCGTCCCACACAGACCTCTCACTCATGGACGCCCTCGTCGAGCACGGTCGCAAGAACCGGGATCCGGCTCGCCGCCTCGAGCACACGCTCGGCAACCTCTTCGCACGTCCCAGACGCGTCGACGACAACCACCCGCTCAGGCTCAGCACGCGCAATGGCGCTGAACCCTTCATAGACACGGCGATGGAACTGCTCGTCTTCCGCTTCCAGGCGGTCGGGACCTTCCCCGGTAGCTCGACTGAGCGCGTCAACGCAGTCAAGATCGAGCAGGATGGTGATGTCCGGCGTGATACCGGCGGTGGAAAACTCGTTGAGAGCGGCGACTTCGAGCAGCGGGATTCCTCGGCCATACCCCTGGTATGCGGTTGTCGAGTCGGTGAAGCGGTCACACACGACGACCAAGCCAGACGCGAGCGCCGGCGCGATGACATCGTGCACGAGCTGGGCCCGGCTCGCTTCGTAGAGCAAGAGCTCGGCCCGGCGGTCGAGACCACTTTGCCGCGGGTCAAGCAGTATCTCGCGGATCGCCTCACCGGCCTTAGTGGCCCCCGGCTCACGGAGCGTCTTGACGCTGAAACCAGCTTTGGTGAGCGTCTCGGCTAGCATCCGCGCTTGCGTGGACTTGCCGGTACCCTCGCACCCTTCGATGGTGATGAACACGCCCCGTACCATCAGTCGTCCTCCTTGGTGCCCGCGGCCGGGATACCGGCATGAATGTCCGAGCCGAATACGTCGATCCCTACAAACGCCGGGAACCCTTCGAGTTCCAACCTCATAAGCGCTTCTGGCCCGAGCTCCGGATACGCGATCGTCTCCGCGGCTGTGACGTGCGTCGCCAGAAGCGCGGCAGCGCCCCCAACGGCGATGAAATAGACCGCCCCGTGCTCTACGCACGCGTCGCGCACCGCCGCTGAGCGCGGCCCTTTTCCGATGCTCGCCGCGACACCCGCGGCGAGCAGTTCAGGCGTGTACGCATCCATGCGGGAAGCGGTTGTTGGCCCGACGGCACCAACGGGGCGCCCCGCCGCCGCAGGCGCGGGACCAGCGTAGAAGAGCACCTGACCGGAAAGCCCGAACGGCAGCGATACGCCGCGCCGGAGCTCGGCGACGAGACGCTCGTGCGTCGCGTCGCGAGCGGTATAGACAGGTCCCGAGAGCCGCACCGCGTCGCCCGCGCGAAGCCGACGTGAATCCCCAGGTGACAGTGGTAGCGTGATGTGAACCTCACCCACCACGCACATCCTCCTCCGGGCCGCGCCAATCGAGCGTCTTGAAAGCATACACCGCCGCGCCCAGCACGACGAACGACGCGGCCACGAGCACCGCTTGTTCGCCGGAGAACCACAGCGTGGTCCGAGTCTCAAGAGCGACCCTCTCGACACCCCTGACGGCTAGATCGCCGAGCGGAGCGACCACTATCATCGACAGCAGCAACGAGACGCGCACGACCGCCTCAAGCGCTGTGAACACGCGTCCACGGATGGCGTCCGCGACCGTGTTCACCACGTACGTGTTGCCCGCGACCGTCACAGTCGCAATGCACGCACCCGCAACGAGGGCGGCGAGCACCAAGACAACGTATGCGTCGACAAGCCCGAAAGCCAGCATCGCTCCTCCAAACAGCGCCACTCCGCCGCTGAACAGCAACTGGAGGCGAACCCGGCCGGTGAACCGGGGCGCCATAAGCGCGCCGACGACCATGCCAAGCGCGAGAAACACAAGCAAGAACGTCTGCGGCACTGCAATGAGCGCATCGAGCCACTCGAACTCACCCGCAAGCGGGACGGGTTCGACCAGCATGCGCTGCACCCTCACGAGGCCGAGCGGTACTATCGCCCCGCCCCCGAGGATGGCAAGCGCGATCGTCACGAGGAGTCCGCGCAACTCTG carries:
- a CDS encoding dTMP kinase, whose translation is MVRGVFITIEGCEGTGKSTQARMLAETLTKAGFSVKTLREPGATKAGEAIREILLDPRQSGLDRRAELLLYEASRAQLVHDVIAPALASGLVVVCDRFTDSTTAYQGYGRGIPLLEVAALNEFSTAGITPDITILLDLDCVDALSRATGEGPDRLEAEDEQFHRRVYEGFSAIARAEPERVVVVDASGTCEEVAERVLEAASRIPVLATVLDEGVHE
- a CDS encoding fumarate hydratase C-terminal domain-containing protein gives rise to the protein MCVVGEVHITLPLSPGDSRRLRAGDAVRLSGPVYTARDATHERLVAELRRGVSLPFGLSGQVLFYAGPAPAAAGRPVGAVGPTTASRMDAYTPELLAAGVAASIGKGPRSAAVRDACVEHGAVYFIAVGGAAALLATHVTAAETIAYPELGPEALMRLELEGFPAFVGIDVFGSDIHAGIPAAGTKEDD